The Vibrio pomeroyi genome window below encodes:
- the flgP gene encoding flagellar assembly lipoprotein FlgP, producing the protein MKKLMFVVAALLLVGCQPLQSMRPDDFLVAVGYASISEQKGRNDEERRIRAMRASKIDAYRELAEQVYGMRVSGRAELEDQRLGTERTSGAVDGVIRGAEVVRSYPVGDSYVTELQLDIRKMDQLRNYGEVQAVPEKRQQTLF; encoded by the coding sequence ATGAAGAAGTTAATGTTTGTTGTTGCCGCTTTATTGCTTGTTGGCTGTCAGCCATTGCAGAGCATGAGACCTGATGATTTCTTAGTGGCTGTTGGCTACGCGAGTATCAGTGAACAGAAAGGCCGTAACGACGAAGAGAGACGCATCCGTGCGATGAGAGCCTCTAAGATCGATGCTTATCGTGAATTGGCAGAACAGGTTTACGGTATGCGAGTAAGCGGCCGTGCGGAGCTTGAAGATCAACGCCTTGGTACCGAACGTACGTCAGGTGCGGTTGATGGTGTTATCCGTGGTGCAGAAGTGGTGCGCAGTTACCCTGTAGGTGATAGCTATGTGACCGAGCTTCAGTTAGACATCCGTAAGATGGATCAGCTCCGTAACTACGGTGAAGTTCAGGCTGTACCTGAGAAGAGACAACAAACACTATTCTAA
- the flgD gene encoding flagellar hook assembly protein FlgD, protein MAGINNNVGQSGLSYVDQLKSLQDGAKKPDETTGKQDLKQEDFLSLLTKQLAQQDPFKPVSNDQMIAQMASFATVDGIGKMNTQFESLNSSMTSNQALQASSLVGRDVLVPGAAGVKPGDGGMAAMVKLPQAMDNVMVRVENEVGQLVRTFDIGSKPSGDTRVEWDGKDEDGNPLPAGKYNVKASGLLDGENTEFQVSSYANVNSVLLGKGDGNVLLNLAGFTSPVRLAEVLEVGKA, encoded by the coding sequence ATGGCTGGAATCAACAACAATGTTGGTCAAAGCGGCTTGTCCTATGTTGACCAGCTGAAGAGTCTTCAAGATGGCGCTAAGAAGCCCGACGAAACAACAGGTAAGCAGGATCTTAAACAAGAAGATTTCTTATCTTTGTTGACTAAGCAATTAGCACAGCAAGACCCTTTCAAGCCGGTTAGCAATGACCAGATGATTGCGCAAATGGCTTCATTTGCGACCGTAGATGGCATTGGCAAAATGAATACACAGTTTGAAAGCTTGAATTCATCAATGACCTCTAACCAAGCACTGCAGGCATCCTCTTTGGTTGGCCGTGATGTATTGGTTCCTGGTGCGGCAGGTGTGAAACCCGGTGATGGCGGTATGGCGGCAATGGTTAAGCTTCCTCAGGCAATGGATAATGTCATGGTCCGTGTTGAGAACGAAGTTGGCCAATTAGTTCGCACATTTGATATTGGCTCTAAACCTTCTGGTGACACACGTGTTGAATGGGACGGAAAAGACGAAGACGGTAACCCATTGCCGGCCGGTAAATACAACGTGAAAGCGTCGGGTTTGCTGGATGGCGAGAACACAGAGTTCCAAGTTTCCAGTTATGCGAACGTGAACAGTGTGCTTCTTGGTAAGGGTGATGGCAACGTACTACTCAATCTGGCTGGTTTCACATCGCCAGTACGACTTGCTGAAGTACTAGAAGTTGGTAAAGCGTAG
- a CDS encoding protein-glutamate O-methyltransferase, with the protein MTAITISDQEYRDFSRFLESQCGIVLGDSKQYLVRSRLSPLVTKFNVASLSDLLRDVVTGRNRELRVAAVDAMTTNETLWFRDTYPFAVLADKLLPEIAANKRPIKIWSAASSSGQEPYSMAMTVLETQARKPGMLPNVSITATDISASMLDMCRTGAYDNLALGRGLSPERRRTFFEDAGDGRMKVKDNVKRMVNFRPQNLMDSYALLGKFDIIFCRNVLIYFSPDMKSKVLNQMANSLNPGGYLLLGASESLTGLTDRFEMVRCNPGIIYKLK; encoded by the coding sequence ATGACTGCTATAACAATAAGTGATCAAGAGTATCGCGATTTCAGCCGTTTCTTAGAATCTCAATGTGGCATTGTATTAGGTGACAGCAAACAGTACTTAGTGCGCAGCCGTCTAAGCCCATTAGTAACGAAGTTCAATGTAGCGTCGTTATCTGATTTGCTGAGAGATGTAGTGACAGGTCGAAACCGTGAGTTGAGAGTGGCAGCAGTGGATGCTATGACGACGAACGAGACACTTTGGTTCCGAGATACTTACCCGTTTGCTGTGCTTGCGGATAAACTTCTACCGGAAATAGCGGCAAATAAACGTCCTATTAAGATTTGGTCTGCGGCAAGTTCTTCAGGCCAAGAACCATACTCAATGGCAATGACGGTGCTTGAAACTCAAGCTCGTAAGCCGGGTATGCTGCCAAATGTATCGATTACCGCAACTGACATCTCAGCAAGTATGTTGGATATGTGCCGCACGGGCGCATACGACAACCTTGCATTGGGACGCGGACTTTCTCCAGAGCGTCGTCGTACCTTCTTTGAAGATGCGGGCGATGGTCGTATGAAAGTGAAAGACAACGTGAAGCGCATGGTGAACTTCCGTCCTCAAAATTTGATGGACAGCTATGCACTGTTAGGCAAGTTCGACATCATCTTTTGTCGTAACGTGCTGATTTACTTCTCACCTGATATGAAGTCAAAGGTACTTAACCAGATGGCAAATAGCCTCAACCCTGGTGGTTACCTGCTATTAGGTGCGTCTGAATCACTAACAGGCTTAACGGATCGTTTTGAAATGGTTCGCTGTAATCCAGGCATCATCTACAAATTAAAGTAA
- the flgN gene encoding flagellar export chaperone FlgN: MAALADLVNFQLQNAKALSELLSSEKTAITSRQSNDIERIAKEKVVLVEQLRSTDQRIAAHTNISELTENPELAQLVATIKSIVHDCHQANLVNGEALNRAHLSFKKLSNMMQQSHGKIGMTYNAGGQTHTISTLGTNVKA; the protein is encoded by the coding sequence ATGGCGGCACTAGCAGACTTAGTTAATTTTCAACTTCAAAATGCCAAAGCCTTATCTGAATTATTAAGTTCAGAGAAAACCGCGATCACGAGCCGACAATCCAATGATATTGAGCGAATCGCCAAAGAAAAAGTGGTTCTTGTCGAACAGCTAAGATCAACCGATCAACGCATCGCAGCCCATACCAATATCTCAGAGCTGACCGAGAACCCTGAACTGGCTCAGTTAGTCGCAACCATCAAGTCCATAGTGCACGATTGCCATCAAGCGAACCTGGTTAATGGCGAAGCCTTGAATCGAGCACACCTTAGCTTCAAAAAACTCAGCAATATGATGCAGCAAAGCCACGGAAAAATTGGCATGACCTACAATGCCGGTGGACAAACGCATACTATTTCTACGCTGGGAACCAACGTAAAAGCCTAG
- the flgG gene encoding flagellar basal-body rod protein FlgG — protein sequence MHPALWVSKTGLDAQQTNISTISNNLANASTIGFKKSRAVFEDLFYQNINQPGGQSSQNTELPSGLMLGAGSKVVATQKVHTHGNAQTTSNSLDMMIEGDGFFQVEMPDGETGYSRNGQFTLNGDGAIVTSGQGYPLQPEIVIPEDAISVTVGNDGEVSVRLRGEQNNVVVGQITITDFVNPGGLEPVGQNLYLPTGASGDPQEGVPGFDGLGNIRQSMLETSNVNVTEELVNMIEAQRVYEMNSKVISSVDKMMSFVNQQL from the coding sequence ATGCATCCAGCATTATGGGTAAGTAAAACAGGTTTAGACGCCCAACAAACCAATATCTCAACGATTTCGAACAACCTTGCCAACGCCTCGACCATTGGTTTTAAAAAGAGCCGCGCGGTATTTGAAGACTTGTTCTACCAAAACATCAACCAACCGGGTGGCCAATCGTCTCAGAACACTGAGTTGCCAAGTGGTTTGATGTTGGGTGCCGGTTCTAAAGTAGTGGCTACTCAAAAGGTTCATACGCACGGTAACGCACAAACAACGTCGAACAGCCTAGATATGATGATTGAAGGCGATGGCTTCTTCCAAGTTGAGATGCCAGACGGTGAAACAGGTTACAGCCGTAATGGTCAGTTCACTTTGAACGGTGATGGCGCAATCGTAACATCGGGTCAAGGCTACCCTCTGCAACCTGAAATCGTTATTCCAGAAGATGCGATCTCGGTGACGGTTGGCAACGACGGTGAAGTGTCGGTTCGTCTTCGTGGTGAGCAAAACAACGTTGTAGTTGGTCAAATCACGATTACAGACTTCGTAAACCCAGGCGGTTTAGAACCAGTTGGTCAAAACCTTTACTTGCCAACAGGTGCGAGTGGTGACCCACAAGAAGGTGTTCCGGGTTTTGACGGCCTAGGTAACATCCGCCAGTCGATGCTAGAAACATCGAACGTAAACGTAACCGAAGAGCTAGTAAATATGATCGAAGCTCAACGTGTTTACGAAATGAACTCGAAAGTTATCTCGTCAGTCGACAAGATGATGAGCTTTGTTAACCAACAGCTGTAA
- the flgB gene encoding flagellar basal body rod protein FlgB produces the protein MAISFDNALGIHQHTVGVRERNAEVLSTNIAQANTPGYKAKGLDFKKSLQAASSGASIGLSRTDGRHISASTTVNGETKYRIPTQPDTGDGNTVDLDLERNLFMQNQIRHQASLDFLGSKFKNLTKAIKGE, from the coding sequence ATGGCTATTTCTTTTGACAATGCTTTGGGCATTCACCAGCACACAGTTGGTGTACGTGAGCGTAACGCTGAGGTGCTTTCCACCAATATCGCGCAAGCAAACACGCCTGGGTACAAGGCAAAGGGATTAGACTTTAAGAAATCACTGCAAGCGGCAAGTTCTGGGGCAAGCATTGGTCTTAGCCGCACAGATGGTCGGCACATTTCTGCCTCAACAACGGTGAACGGGGAAACGAAGTATCGAATTCCTACACAACCTGATACAGGAGATGGCAACACGGTTGATTTGGATTTGGAAAGAAACCTTTTCATGCAAAACCAAATTAGGCATCAAGCCTCTCTCGACTTCTTAGGAAGTAAGTTCAAGAATTTAACTAAAGCGATTAAAGGGGAATAA
- the flgH gene encoding flagellar basal body L-ring protein FlgH → MKRIFCLALLASMTGCTVLDPIETPAQENATTVVDAVEGDKSAEESSGIIDTLRGRTDPIAGDPAWAPINPKEKPEHYAAATGSLFNINHIGSMYDDSKPRGIGDIITVALDENTRATKKANADMSKSNDASMEPLAVGGQELTIDKYNFSYDLSNTNTFAGDASANQSNSISGYITVEVIEVLANGNLVVRGEKWMTLNTGDEYIRLSGTIRPDDIDFENTIASNRVSNARIQYSGTGVQKDMQEPGFLARFFNVSL, encoded by the coding sequence ATGAAACGTATTTTTTGTTTAGCCCTGTTAGCTTCAATGACTGGTTGTACAGTACTGGATCCTATCGAGACGCCAGCGCAAGAGAACGCGACCACAGTGGTTGATGCGGTAGAAGGCGATAAGTCGGCAGAAGAAAGCTCAGGAATTATCGACACGCTTCGTGGCAGAACCGATCCTATTGCTGGTGACCCAGCATGGGCGCCAATCAATCCAAAAGAAAAACCAGAGCATTACGCAGCGGCAACAGGCTCACTGTTTAATATTAACCATATTGGCAGCATGTACGATGACTCAAAACCGCGTGGTATTGGTGACATCATTACCGTAGCGCTAGATGAGAATACTCGAGCGACCAAAAAAGCCAATGCTGACATGTCTAAGTCGAACGATGCCTCTATGGAGCCTCTGGCTGTGGGTGGCCAAGAGCTGACGATCGACAAGTACAACTTCTCTTATGACCTGAGCAACACCAATACTTTTGCGGGTGATGCGTCAGCCAACCAAAGTAACAGCATCAGCGGCTACATTACCGTTGAAGTTATCGAAGTCTTAGCCAATGGTAATCTAGTGGTTCGTGGCGAAAAGTGGATGACACTGAACACGGGTGATGAGTACATCCGCCTAAGCGGCACTATTCGCCCTGATGATATTGACTTCGAAAACACCATCGCTTCAAACCGTGTTTCTAACGCACGAATTCAGTACTCTGGTACTGGCGTGCAAAAAGATATGCAAGAGCCTGGATTCTTGGCACGATTCTTTAATGTATCTCTGTAG
- a CDS encoding chemotaxis protein CheV — protein MTGILDSVNQRTQLVGQNRLELLTFRLMGRQRYGINVFKVKEVLQCPKLTKMPNLNPLVKGVAHIRGQTISVIDLSLAIGGRPTTDVEKCFVVISEFNRTIQGFLVSSVERIINMHWESILPPPDGAGKANYLTAVTNIDNELVEILDVEKILAEISPVDETMDSKIAEEIAEVEQEKELVRRILIADDSTVARKQVQRAIESIGFEVISVKDGKEAYEKLMQMSAEGSIYDQISLVISDIEMPEMDGYTLTAEIRRHAELKDLYVILHSSLSGVFNQAMVERVGANSFIAKFNPDELGAAVKAALTN, from the coding sequence ATGACGGGTATTCTTGATTCGGTGAATCAGCGTACGCAACTCGTCGGTCAAAACCGATTAGAATTACTAACCTTTCGCCTAATGGGGCGTCAGCGTTACGGCATTAATGTTTTTAAAGTAAAAGAAGTGCTTCAATGCCCTAAGCTGACGAAGATGCCAAACTTGAACCCACTGGTTAAAGGTGTCGCACACATTCGTGGCCAAACGATCTCTGTGATTGATTTGAGCTTAGCGATTGGTGGCCGTCCTACAACGGATGTTGAAAAGTGTTTTGTGGTTATCTCTGAGTTTAACCGAACCATTCAAGGTTTCTTGGTAAGTTCAGTTGAGCGCATTATTAACATGCACTGGGAATCTATTCTTCCGCCGCCTGATGGCGCAGGTAAAGCCAACTACCTGACAGCGGTAACCAACATCGATAATGAATTAGTCGAAATTCTGGATGTTGAAAAGATTCTTGCTGAGATTTCACCTGTTGATGAAACAATGGACAGCAAAATTGCTGAAGAAATCGCAGAAGTAGAGCAAGAGAAAGAATTGGTTCGCCGTATCTTGATTGCTGATGATTCGACGGTTGCTCGTAAGCAGGTTCAACGTGCTATCGAGTCGATTGGTTTTGAAGTTATCTCAGTGAAAGATGGTAAAGAAGCCTACGAGAAGTTGATGCAGATGTCAGCCGAGGGCAGTATTTACGATCAGATTTCGTTGGTGATTTCAGATATCGAAATGCCAGAGATGGATGGATACACGCTGACTGCTGAGATTCGTCGTCACGCAGAATTGAAAGATTTATACGTAATTTTACACTCATCATTGAGTGGTGTATTTAACCAAGCCATGGTTGAGCGAGTAGGGGCTAACTCCTTCATCGCGAAATTCAACCCTGATGAGCTTGGTGCAGCGGTTAAAGCTGCGTTAACTAACTAA
- the flgE gene encoding flagellar hook protein FlgE, protein MSYVALSGLSAAQLDLNTTSNNIANANTFGFKESRAEFGDVYSSSLFTNAKTTAGGGAQASQVAQQFHEGSSIYTNNPMDLRVSGTGFFAVSKDRMVPEINELTRNGAFHLNKDNYMVTANDEFLLGYDVDPNSGEVLSYAPKPLDIPAEFGKPKQTENIEVGVNLPANGDLKDPAAFNYQDADTYNRATSSTVYDSMGQSYKLTTYYLKDQTQPNTWQTYYTMSDENGEKPINITGGDATNAQGHVGHTMKFNNDGTLASLNNGQPINSEPLGAGANPIDLNGADPTQVLKFGLDSSTQFAAPFELTKFDEDGATTGFLTKIDFDEYGSVLGTYSNGENVMLGRVGLVRVPNEQGLDKKGGTQWDSTNDSGDKIWGESNKGSFGSINNGSLEQSNIDMTQELVDLISAQRNFQANSRSLEVHNQLQQNILQIR, encoded by the coding sequence ATGTCATATGTAGCTTTAAGCGGCCTATCCGCTGCACAATTAGACCTGAATACAACCAGTAACAACATTGCGAACGCAAACACATTTGGCTTTAAAGAGTCTCGTGCTGAGTTCGGTGATGTTTACTCAAGCTCGTTGTTCACTAACGCAAAAACGACTGCTGGTGGCGGTGCGCAAGCTAGCCAAGTAGCGCAGCAGTTCCACGAAGGTTCGAGTATTTATACAAACAACCCAATGGACTTACGTGTCAGTGGTACAGGTTTCTTTGCAGTATCGAAAGATCGCATGGTGCCAGAGATTAATGAACTAACGCGTAATGGTGCATTTCACCTAAACAAAGATAACTACATGGTTACAGCTAACGATGAGTTTCTTTTAGGTTACGATGTTGATCCAAACTCGGGTGAAGTTCTTTCTTACGCACCAAAGCCTCTCGACATTCCTGCTGAGTTTGGTAAACCAAAACAGACAGAAAATATTGAAGTAGGGGTTAACCTACCTGCAAACGGTGATCTTAAAGACCCGGCTGCATTTAACTACCAAGATGCTGATACTTATAACCGTGCAACGTCTTCGACGGTATACGATTCTATGGGTCAGTCATACAAGTTAACGACTTACTACCTCAAAGATCAGACTCAACCAAACACTTGGCAAACGTACTACACCATGTCAGATGAGAATGGCGAAAAGCCAATCAACATTACTGGTGGTGATGCGACGAATGCACAAGGCCATGTTGGTCACACAATGAAGTTCAACAATGACGGTACGTTAGCGAGCCTGAATAATGGTCAGCCGATTAACTCGGAACCACTAGGTGCTGGCGCGAACCCAATTGACTTGAACGGTGCGGATCCAACACAAGTGCTTAAGTTTGGTCTAGATTCTTCAACTCAGTTTGCTGCTCCGTTTGAATTGACTAAGTTTGATGAAGATGGCGCGACAACAGGTTTCTTAACCAAAATCGATTTCGATGAGTACGGCAGTGTTCTAGGTACTTACTCAAATGGTGAAAACGTGATGCTTGGCCGTGTAGGCTTGGTTCGTGTTCCAAATGAGCAAGGTCTAGATAAGAAAGGCGGCACTCAATGGGATTCTACTAATGACTCAGGTGACAAAATCTGGGGTGAATCGAACAAAGGTTCATTCGGTAGCATCAACAACGGCTCTCTAGAGCAGTCGAACATCGATATGACTCAAGAACTGGTTGATTTGATTTCTGCTCAACGTAACTTCCAAGCGAACTCGCGTTCTCTAGAAGTACACAACCAGCTACAACAGAATATTCTTCAGATTCGTTAA
- the flgC gene encoding flagellar basal body rod protein FlgC, with the protein MSLFNVFNVTGSAMSAESVRLNTTSSNLANADSVSSSAEETYKARHAVFGAELNRARNSDHTVPVKVLGIVESDKPLSAEYNPDHPLANNEGYIYKPNVNVMEEMANMISASRAYQTNVQVADSSKQMLLRTLQMGQ; encoded by the coding sequence ATGAGCTTATTTAATGTATTCAATGTGACTGGTTCTGCGATGAGTGCTGAATCTGTTCGTCTAAATACGACCTCGAGCAACCTTGCGAACGCGGACAGTGTAAGTAGTTCTGCTGAAGAAACTTACAAAGCTCGCCACGCAGTGTTCGGCGCTGAGTTAAATCGAGCACGCAACAGTGACCACACTGTGCCTGTGAAAGTATTAGGTATTGTTGAAAGCGATAAGCCGCTAAGCGCGGAGTACAACCCTGATCACCCATTAGCGAATAACGAAGGCTACATCTACAAGCCGAACGTAAACGTTATGGAAGAGATGGCAAACATGATTTCGGCATCACGTGCGTACCAAACAAACGTACAGGTTGCTGACTCGAGTAAACAAATGCTGCTGCGTACGCTGCAGATGGGTCAATAA
- the flgM gene encoding flagellar biosynthesis anti-sigma factor FlgM — protein sequence MAGIDNIRSGQTLTTTNRSAVRSDSSSEASRSDVSTKSPASKDAVSLSQQGKAIGQLHQDMASQPSFDSVKVAAIKEAIANGSYTVDPEKLADNMIKFENELKGL from the coding sequence ATGGCAGGCATTGATAATATTCGTTCAGGGCAAACCCTAACGACCACCAACCGATCAGCAGTACGCTCTGATTCTAGCTCTGAGGCATCGCGTTCTGATGTATCAACTAAATCACCAGCAAGCAAAGATGCGGTTTCTCTAAGCCAACAAGGCAAAGCGATTGGTCAACTCCATCAAGACATGGCATCACAGCCAAGCTTTGATTCTGTGAAAGTAGCAGCGATCAAAGAAGCAATTGCGAACGGTTCATACACGGTTGATCCAGAAAAACTGGCTGACAACATGATCAAGTTCGAAAACGAATTAAAAGGTCTTTAA
- the flgF gene encoding flagellar basal-body rod protein FlgF, whose amino-acid sequence MDRALFLAMSGAKQNMQALQLRANNLANVSTTGFRADLAQARSMQAYGEGMPTRVFSMTERPGHNFAQGSVVTTGRDLDVTIQGDGWISVMDNTGREGLTRNGNLRVDQNGLLTNASGHLVLGENDAPITLPIPISKVEIGTDGTISVIPQGAPAEELAVVDRIKLVRPDNQSLFKDTNGLFRSKNPDQAYEADAAVTLLKGAIEGSNVNAVGEMTSLIDLQRQFEMQVKMMSTAEEMDKSSDSLLRMS is encoded by the coding sequence ATGGATCGCGCACTGTTTCTTGCCATGAGTGGCGCTAAGCAAAATATGCAAGCTTTGCAGCTACGTGCAAACAACCTTGCCAACGTAAGTACAACGGGTTTCCGTGCTGATTTAGCACAGGCTCGTTCAATGCAAGCGTATGGCGAAGGCATGCCTACTCGTGTTTTCAGCATGACAGAGCGTCCGGGTCATAATTTCGCTCAGGGTAGTGTGGTTACTACTGGCCGAGATCTAGACGTGACTATTCAAGGTGATGGTTGGATTTCAGTTATGGACAACACTGGTCGCGAAGGTTTAACACGTAACGGCAACCTAAGAGTTGACCAAAACGGTTTACTAACCAACGCAAGTGGTCACTTAGTGCTTGGCGAAAACGACGCACCAATCACGTTGCCTATCCCAATCAGTAAAGTAGAAATTGGTACAGACGGTACGATCTCTGTCATTCCTCAAGGCGCTCCAGCTGAAGAATTGGCTGTGGTTGATCGTATTAAGCTTGTACGTCCAGACAACCAAAGTTTGTTTAAAGATACGAATGGTCTATTCCGTTCGAAAAACCCAGATCAGGCATACGAAGCAGATGCAGCGGTAACGTTGCTAAAAGGTGCTATCGAAGGCAGTAACGTAAATGCCGTAGGTGAAATGACTAGCTTAATTGACTTACAACGTCAGTTTGAAATGCAGGTCAAGATGATGAGCACAGCAGAGGAAATGGACAAGTCGTCTGATTCACTGCTTCGTATGAGCTAA
- a CDS encoding flagellar basal body P-ring protein FlgI, whose product MKKLTLVLFGMLFLATSAHAARIKDVAKVAGVRSNQLVGYGLVTGLPGTGETTPFTDQTFNAMLQNFGIQLPPGTKPKTKNVAAVIVTAELPAFSKQGQEVDVTVSSIGSAKSLRGGTLLQTFLKGLDGQVYAVAQGNLVVSGFSAQGNDGSKIVGNNPNVGIISSGATVEQEIPTPFGRGDYITFNLIQSDFTTAQRMADAVNNFLGPQMASAVDATSVKVRAPREISQRVAFLSAIENIEFDPAEGSAKIIVNSRTGTIVVGKHVRLKAAAVTHGGMTVAIKENLNVSQPNAFSGGQTVVVPDSDIEVTEADGKMFKFEPGLTLDDLVRAVNEVGAAPSDLMAILQALKQAGAIEGQLIII is encoded by the coding sequence ATGAAAAAACTGACACTCGTACTATTCGGCATGCTATTTCTTGCCACCAGTGCTCATGCTGCGCGTATTAAAGACGTGGCAAAAGTGGCGGGTGTTCGTAGTAACCAACTTGTCGGCTATGGTTTGGTTACAGGTTTGCCGGGTACTGGTGAGACAACTCCCTTTACCGATCAAACATTTAACGCAATGCTGCAAAATTTTGGCATTCAATTGCCGCCCGGCACTAAGCCAAAAACTAAAAACGTAGCGGCCGTTATTGTGACTGCTGAATTGCCAGCCTTCTCTAAGCAAGGTCAGGAAGTTGACGTAACCGTATCTTCTATCGGTTCGGCGAAAAGCTTACGTGGCGGTACGTTACTACAAACCTTCCTAAAAGGTCTTGATGGCCAAGTGTATGCGGTAGCGCAAGGTAACTTGGTAGTAAGCGGCTTTAGCGCGCAAGGTAACGACGGTTCTAAGATTGTCGGTAACAACCCTAACGTTGGCATCATCTCTAGCGGTGCAACGGTTGAACAAGAGATCCCAACGCCATTCGGCCGTGGTGACTACATTACCTTCAACCTAATCCAATCCGATTTCACAACCGCTCAGCGTATGGCTGATGCGGTTAATAATTTCCTAGGCCCACAAATGGCTTCAGCGGTAGACGCAACTTCAGTGAAAGTTCGAGCACCGCGAGAAATCAGCCAGCGTGTGGCGTTCTTATCGGCTATCGAAAACATCGAGTTCGACCCTGCTGAAGGTTCTGCAAAAATCATCGTAAACTCTCGTACGGGTACGATTGTGGTTGGTAAGCACGTTCGCCTAAAAGCGGCAGCGGTAACGCACGGTGGTATGACGGTTGCTATCAAAGAAAACCTAAACGTAAGCCAACCGAATGCATTTTCTGGTGGCCAAACGGTAGTCGTGCCTGATTCAGATATCGAAGTAACTGAAGCTGATGGCAAGATGTTCAAGTTCGAACCGGGCTTAACGTTGGATGATTTGGTTCGCGCAGTCAACGAAGTGGGCGCAGCGCCTTCTGATTTAATGGCAATCCTTCAAGCACTCAAACAAGCGGGTGCGATTGAAGGCCAATTGATCATTATCTAA
- the flgA gene encoding flagellar basal body P-ring formation protein FlgA, with the protein MTYYKTNLPPLSIAMCRATFKTVAKFIGILSILFSFFVQAATPEQIEMIQSAAEQHILDTVEQPRGGELFVNSANVDSRIKATDCPIPLETSASTTTNTRSSITVLVQCVPDEWRVYVPVRLSMSVPLVTTTRALARGEIVGQYDVTTAMISLNKFRRQGFTAPEQVVGAKVKKNLRPGDVVERGDICVVCRNEKVIIQAVKGGMTITTKGTALTDGSMGDQVRVKNDKSQRIIEGIVTSMSEVTVYF; encoded by the coding sequence ATGACGTATTATAAAACAAATTTGCCACCTCTTTCCATAGCAATGTGTAGAGCTACTTTTAAAACTGTCGCTAAGTTTATCGGCATTTTATCAATATTGTTTAGTTTTTTTGTGCAAGCTGCGACCCCAGAACAAATTGAGATGATTCAGTCTGCGGCGGAGCAACACATCCTTGATACCGTTGAACAGCCACGAGGCGGCGAACTCTTTGTTAATTCAGCAAATGTTGACTCAAGAATCAAAGCAACAGACTGCCCAATCCCTCTCGAGACAAGTGCCTCAACCACTACCAATACCCGCAGCAGTATTACGGTTTTAGTGCAATGTGTTCCTGATGAGTGGCGAGTTTATGTACCGGTACGCCTTTCGATGTCAGTACCGCTTGTGACGACAACCAGAGCACTCGCGAGAGGCGAAATTGTTGGTCAATACGATGTGACCACCGCGATGATTTCTCTTAACAAGTTTCGTCGCCAAGGTTTCACCGCTCCAGAACAAGTCGTCGGTGCCAAGGTTAAAAAGAACCTAAGACCAGGAGATGTTGTTGAAAGAGGCGATATTTGTGTCGTATGTCGAAATGAGAAGGTTATCATACAGGCAGTAAAAGGTGGCATGACCATTACCACCAAGGGCACTGCACTCACCGATGGCTCAATGGGCGATCAAGTAAGAGTGAAAAATGATAAATCACAGCGTATAATTGAAGGAATTGTTACCAGCATGTCTGAAGTCACGGTTTACTTTTAA